The following nucleotide sequence is from Gemmatimonadota bacterium.
GTGAGTGTGGCCGAGCAGCGCGCCGTGGTGGCCGTGATCGGCGAGCGCCTGAAGGCCACGGCGGGCGTGGGTACGAAGATCTTCGGCGCCCTGTCCGACATCAACGTCGAGATGATCTCGATGGGCGCCAACGAGATCAACCTGTCGCTGGTCATCGCGGCCGCCGACGTGCCGAAGGCGGTGCGGGCGCTGCACGCCGCGCTGTTCGGATAACCTCCCGCAGGAGGATCACCCACCCGAAAACGCCGAAGGGCCGCCCCGCTGCGCGGGACGGCCCTCGGTTGCTATACGGCGGTGCCGCAGATCAGACGACGGAGACGTTCTCCGCAGCGGGGCCCTTGGTGCCGGCCACCACGTCGAACTCCACCTTCGCGCCCTCGGCCAGCGTCTTGAAGCCGCTACCCTGGATGGCGGAATGATGGACGAAGCAGTCCTTGCTGCCGTCCTCGGGCGTGATGAACCCGAAGCCCTTCTCGTCGTTGAACCACTTCACGGTGCCTCTGGTACGCATGTTCGCGCTCCATTGTGTTTTGTCCGGGTCGGAGCCACGATCACGCGTACTTGCCGACGACCTGACGATGCGCGGTCAACCCCGCGCTGTGTGTGGCCTCCCTGGCCACAAGACCGAGAGGCGGTGGTCTCCTTGATCGAGACCGCCGCCTCTTCAGAGCCGAGCCCGGTTGCGGGCTGTGCCGATATCTTCGCAGGGGCGCCGCATTCCGTCAAGGTGCGCCTGGACCATGCGCCCCGCCCGGGCCGCCGGGCCCGTCCTCAGGGGTGGCAGCCCCCGTCGGGGGCCTGTGGCGCTCCGGCCGTGGCGCCGAAGTTGAGGGTCCACCAGGTGCCGTAGCGCGACGCCGGAGCCATCTCGAAACCGAGGCCCACGTGTCGGGCTCCGGGCGCGAGGATGTTGCCTCGGTGGGGCGGGCTGTCCATCCAGGCGGCCACGACCGCCTCCGGCCCCGTCTGCCCGGCCGCGATGTTCTCCGCCACGTGGGTCCAGTCGTAGCCGGCAGCGCGCACCCGGGCCGACACGGTGGAGCCATCGGTCCCCGTGTGGCTGAAGTGGTCGTGGCCGGACATGTCGAGGGCGTGGCGCTCGGCGCTGGCCACCAGCCGCAGATCGACCGTCAACGGCTCCAGGCCCGCCTCGATCCGGGCTTCGTTGAGCAGACGGACGACCTCCTGGCCCTCGGTGGCGGGGCAGACCACAGCGTCGGGTCCGGTGAAGGGCAGGTCGCAGGCCGCGCCGACCCCCAGGCAGCACCCCGTGAGGCCCTGGAGCAGACGGCTCCAGCGGGAGGATCGGGACGAGGGACGCATCGGGACCTCCGGGATGGGGGGGCGTCCGCCACGCGGCGGCGAGGCCCGGCGCCCGCAAGCCGCGGACCCCGGTGCGCCCGCGCGACGTCGCGGCGACCCTACGCCCGGCTTCCGCGGTCGTGCGCCCGTCCGTCGGGACCCACCTCCTGCAGCGGCAGGGCCTGCACCAGGGCGGCCTGCTCGGCGGCGGTCCGCTTGACGCGCCCCCCACCCTCATGGGTCTCGTGGAAGCGCCCTTCCAGCCACGCATCGTGCCCGGACAACGCGGGCAGGCTCGCAGGGCGGAGGTCCCGGCGCACAAAGAACGCGTTGAGGCCCGCGCTGCCGCACCCGACCAGGTCGTATCCCTTGCGGGCGCCCAACCGCTCCAGCGCCGTCAGGGACGCCCCGTAGTACAGCAGCGACGGATGCGCGCGCCGTCGATCGAAGTCGGGATCGTAGGGCACGGTCACCGACGCGTCGCGCCCGAAGCGGAAGTTGTACTCCACGATCACGATCGCGGGCGACACGCACTCGATGGCGTCCCAGATCCAATAGTCCATCCCATCGACGTCGATCGATAGCAGACCGATCGGGCCTTCGGCACCGTGGGTGGACAGGGCCTCATCCACGTTGTCGCGCGTCAACCAGGCCTGCACGGCCGTCAGGTCGTGAAGCCAGTGGATCCGGCTGCGCCGGATGCGATCGATCGCGTGTGCGTCCGAATCGAGCACGAGGCCGGACCAGTTGGCGTCCGTGAGCAGGAAGCGGGTGTTGGCCTCGTGGTAGGCCTCGACGCCGAACTCCACGAAGAACGGGCGCTCGATGGGCACCACCCGGGTGAGGTGCCGCACGATCCCGTCTTCGCCCCATTGGGAGAACACGCGGAACTCCCGCTCCTGCAGCGGCGAGCCGTCGCCGTCGTCCATCTGTCGACCTTCGATGCGTCCCAGCGCCTCCTGGACGCGCTCGATGCGCCGCTCCATCTGTTCGAGCGCACGCTGGACCCGCCCGAACTCCGCCGTCACGGCGTGGGGCAGCAGGAGGCGCTCCTTCAGTCGACCGAACATGCTGCGCATTCCGCCCATGCCGGTCAGGGCCGCAGCAGGGTGAGACCGGTCTCCGGATCCGGCCTGCGGTGCAGCGTACCGGCGCCCTCGTCCAGGAACAGCTCCAGGGTCGGGCGCACGGTCCCGCGCACGAGGTGGCCGGTCAGGGCGGAGCCGTCGTGACGTCCGAGCACGGCGTGTGCGTGCACGGCGACCCCATCCTCGTCGACACCCACGTCTCCGATCAGGGAGGTCACCTCCACCTGCTCCTCCACGGGAATGTCTCGATACTCCTTCCGCTCCCAGTCGAAGTACGCGAGCGTGGCCGTGCGGAACGCGCCGAGCGCCGTGAAGCGTGCCGACTGCACGCCCGCTCGATCGGCGAATCCGCGCACCTGTTCGACGACCTCTTCGCCGGTCTCGCAGACCAACGCCCAACGGCGGGCACCCCCTTCCCTGCTCAGCTCGAACACGTGCACGGTCGGACTCCTCTCCAGGGCCCCCGCGGCGCGCGCGTGGACCGGGTGATAGGAAGCGCCCAGGATCCCCCCGTACAGGAGGTGGGCGACGAGCGCCACGAGCGGCGTGCGCCGCCCGTAGTTGAGGGCCAGGAAGCCGGGCGGCTGCAACCAACGCGTGGTCGTGGGCCCGTGCTCCGGCGTGGCCATGTTGGGATGCAGGCTGGCGATCACGCCCATGCCCACCGTGAGCACGATCCCGACGTGGACGGCCCCGCCGAGCACGCCCATCCACCAGGCGGCCCGGCCCAGGCTCTCGAACGCGAGCGCGTACACGGCGGCGAACGCCCACCCGCTGAGCAGGTGGACCGCGAGGCCGATCAGGGTGGCGCGCTGGCGATCCATGGTGAAGCCGGCGCCGAGCAGGAACGGCAGGCTCATCCGACTCCAGCCCAGCCCCTGCGCGGCGAACATGGTGCCGGTCAGGACCAGGGTGGCGAGGCCTCCCCACAGGGCCACGTCGAGGACGTTCATGCCGCCTCTTCGGTCGTAGGCGCCTCCTGCGACGGACGCGTGCGATGCTGCCGACCCAGCCCTTCCAGGGTCAGCGCGGCGTTGATGAGGCCCAGGTGCGTGAACGCCTGTGGGAAGTTGCCGAGGAAGGCTCCGCTGGCGGCGTCGATCTCCTCGCTGTAGAGCCCGAGGTCGTTGGCGCGATCCACCATGTCCTGGAACCGTCGTCGCGCTCCCTCGATATCCCCACCGAGCGCCTGCACCTCCACCGCCCAGAAGTTGACGAGCCCGAACGCACCCTCCACGCCGGGCAACTGGTCGAAGTCCCGCTCGTAGCGCGCCAGCAGGCCGTCGCGCGTGAGGTGTTCGAGCACGAAGTCGAACGTGCGCTTGACCCGGGGGTGATCCGCCTCCAGGAATCCGGACAGCGGCAGACGCAGCAGCGCGGAATCCACCCCTGCCCCGTCGAAGGTCGCGACGTAGACGCCCCGCTCGCTGTCGTAGCCCCGCGCCTCGATGCGCTCGCGGATGGCACGCGCCGTCTCGCGGAACCGCTCCGTCGGCACGTCGACGGCGCCCCGTTCCTGCAGCTCGAGCAGCCGCTCCAGCGCGATGGCGCACATCACCTTCGAATAGGTGTTGTGGCGGCGGCCGTGCCGCACCTCCCACATCCCCTCGTCGGGCTCGTGCCAGCGCTTCATCACGGTACGGCCCAGGTCGGCCAGGAACGCGCCTTCGGCCGAATCGAGCTTCCCGCCCTGCGTGACGTACTCGTAGGCGGCCGCGACCACCTCGCCGTACACATCCAGCTGCAGCTGGCCGTGGGCGCCGTTCCCCACCCGCACGGGCCGCGAACCGCGGTAGCCCTCCAGGTGCTCCAGGCTGCCTTCGCGGAGCCGGGTCGCCCCATGCAGGTCGTACAGCGCCTGCACACCAGGGCGCGTGCGTCGCGTCACGTAGATGAGCCAATCGAAGAACGCCGCGGCCTCCGTATGGAATCCGAGCCCGAACAGGGCCCGCAGCGTCCAGGAGGCGTCCCGCAACCAGCAATAGCGATAGTCCCAGTTGCGGACGCCACCCAGGCTTTCGGGCAGCGACGTCGTGGGCGCGGCCACCACGGCGCCAGACGGCGCGTACGTCATCAACTTGAGCGTGATCGCGCTGCGCAGCACCACCTCGCCCCATGCTCCACCGTACGTGCAGCTGGACGTCCACTCCCGCCACCAGGCGTCGGTCAAGGCCTGGAGCTCGTCCAGCGCGGACCCCAGGGGCAGGAGGATGGCCGGCTCGCCGTTCGTGTAGGTCAACGAGAAGTCGCGCGTCTCTCCCGCGTCGAGCACCGTCGTGCCCCAGGCTGCCCGGCCTCCGCGAATCACCTGCAGCGTCATGTCGGTGACAAGCACGAGTGCCTCGGCGCCCGATTGGCACCAGTACCCGAGGCGCCCCCGATCCTCGACCGGTGGGTCGCTGCGGGCGTAGTCGGGCCGAGGGTCGAACTCCACCTCCAGCTCCACGCGGCCGGCCAGGCACTCCACCCGCCGCACGACCTGGTGATGGGGCCAGGGACGCCGTCGCTTCTCCACCTCGTCGGTGACGGGCATGAAGTCCGTCAGCCGCAGCGCACCGTCGGGACCGCGGAACGTGGTCTCCAGGACGGGCGTGGGACCCACGTAGCGACGCTCGCTGGTCCATTCGTGCCCGGCCGGCCCGATGCGGAACCGACCACCGTGCTCCAGGTCGAGCAGCGCCCCGAAGACGAACGGGCTGTCGAAGCGCGGCACGCACAGCCAGTCGAGCGAGCCGTTGCTGCCCACCAGCGCAGCCGTCCGGCAGTTCCCGATGATCCCGTACTCCTCGATGGGGAGGAAGTCGTCGATCATCGCAGCGGTCGCGGGGTTCGCCGGGTGCGGATCACGACCCGCGGCCGCGCGCGCGCAACGCCAGCCACCCCAGCCCACCCAGCACGGCGGCGCCGGTCAGCCAACGCCGCCGCTCCGTGGCTTCCAGCGCGGGGCTCCACCCGCGCGCACGCGCGTCGAAGCGCCCGTGCGCGCCATGATCGCCGGCCACCGGCTCGAACAGGTTGCTCGGCCGCTCCTCGTCGAGCGGTTGGTCGGTCTGCTGTCCCTCCCAGGCGGCGTGCGCCAGATAGCTGTCGAGCACGCCGGGAATGACCTTCTGACCCAGGACCGACTTCCAGGTCGGCAGACCCACGAACAGCTCGCGCCGACGGTGTTCGGCGGCGAAGACGATGGCGTCCGCGGCAACCTCGGGCTCGAAGATGGGCGGCACCGGCTGCGGGCTGCGCGGCAGCTTGGCCTTGCACCAGTCGAACTGTGGGGTGTTGAGGGCGGGGAGTTGCACCATGGTGAGATGGATCTGGCTGCCCTCGTGGATGAGCTCGCTGCGGAGCGAGTCGGTGAAGCCTCGGATCGCGTGCTTGGCGCCGCAGTAGGGTGCCTGCAACGGGATCGAACGGTACGCCAGGGCCGAACCCACCTGCACGATCGTCCCGCGGTCGCGGGGACGCATGCGCCGCAGCGCCGCCATCGTTCCCCACACGGTTCCGAGGTACGTGACGCGGGTGGCCCGCTCGTACTCGGCGGCCGAGATCTCCACCAGGGGCGCGAAGACGGTCGTCATGGCGTTGTTCACCCAGACGTCGACGGGCCCCAGCTCCTCTTCGATCTGGGTGGCGGCCGCCTCGACGGCGTCCGCGTCCGCGACATCGGTGGGCACCGTGCACCCGCGCTGGCCTGCCGCCTCGATCTCGCGCGCGGTGCCCGCCAGCCCTTCGACGCCACGCGCGAGCACGCCCACGTCGTACCCGCGGGCGGCGAGCGCTCGCACGGTCGCGCGGCCCACACCGGCCGTCCCGCCGGTCACCACCGCCACGGGTGTGCGGCCGCTGCTTCCATCCATCGTGTCGGGTTCGTCTCTCATGATGTGCTCCGTGTCTCGGCCGGCGTGCGCGGGACCGCCGCCTCCCGGGCGTCCGCCAGTGCATCCCGGAGGACCTCCGCCAGGTTGAGCGCACGCACGCCCGTATTCTGCGCGATCATCTCCCGGCAGCTGAACCCCTCGGTCACCACCCGCACACCGTCGGCGCGGTCGCGTACCGCGGGGAGCAGCACGCGCTCTCCACACGCCTGGGCCACGTCGTAGTGACCGGCTTCGAA
It contains:
- a CDS encoding PPC domain-containing DNA-binding protein, which codes for MNVLDVALWGGLATLVLTGTMFAAQGLGWSRMSLPFLLGAGFTMDRQRATLIGLAVHLLSGWAFAAVYALAFESLGRAAWWMGVLGGAVHVGIVLTVGMGVIASLHPNMATPEHGPTTTRWLQPPGFLALNYGRRTPLVALVAHLLYGGILGASYHPVHARAAGALERSPTVHVFELSREGGARRWALVCETGEEVVEQVRGFADRAGVQSARFTALGAFRTATLAYFDWERKEYRDIPVEEQVEVTSLIGDVGVDEDGVAVHAHAVLGRHDGSALTGHLVRGTVRPTLELFLDEGAGTLHRRPDPETGLTLLRP
- a CDS encoding glycoside hydrolase family 15 protein, with the protein product MIDDFLPIEEYGIIGNCRTAALVGSNGSLDWLCVPRFDSPFVFGALLDLEHGGRFRIGPAGHEWTSERRYVGPTPVLETTFRGPDGALRLTDFMPVTDEVEKRRRPWPHHQVVRRVECLAGRVELEVEFDPRPDYARSDPPVEDRGRLGYWCQSGAEALVLVTDMTLQVIRGGRAAWGTTVLDAGETRDFSLTYTNGEPAILLPLGSALDELQALTDAWWREWTSSCTYGGAWGEVVLRSAITLKLMTYAPSGAVVAAPTTSLPESLGGVRNWDYRYCWLRDASWTLRALFGLGFHTEAAAFFDWLIYVTRRTRPGVQALYDLHGATRLREGSLEHLEGYRGSRPVRVGNGAHGQLQLDVYGEVVAAAYEYVTQGGKLDSAEGAFLADLGRTVMKRWHEPDEGMWEVRHGRRHNTYSKVMCAIALERLLELQERGAVDVPTERFRETARAIRERIEARGYDSERGVYVATFDGAGVDSALLRLPLSGFLEADHPRVKRTFDFVLEHLTRDGLLARYERDFDQLPGVEGAFGLVNFWAVEVQALGGDIEGARRRFQDMVDRANDLGLYSEEIDAASGAFLGNFPQAFTHLGLINAALTLEGLGRQHRTRPSQEAPTTEEAA
- a CDS encoding SDR family oxidoreductase, translating into MRDEPDTMDGSSGRTPVAVVTGGTAGVGRATVRALAARGYDVGVLARGVEGLAGTAREIEAAGQRGCTVPTDVADADAVEAAATQIEEELGPVDVWVNNAMTTVFAPLVEISAAEYERATRVTYLGTVWGTMAALRRMRPRDRGTIVQVGSALAYRSIPLQAPYCGAKHAIRGFTDSLRSELIHEGSQIHLTMVQLPALNTPQFDWCKAKLPRSPQPVPPIFEPEVAADAIVFAAEHRRRELFVGLPTWKSVLGQKVIPGVLDSYLAHAAWEGQQTDQPLDEERPSNLFEPVAGDHGAHGRFDARARGWSPALEATERRRWLTGAAVLGGLGWLALRARGRGS
- a CDS encoding CAP domain-containing protein, producing the protein MRPSSRSSRWSRLLQGLTGCCLGVGAACDLPFTGPDAVVCPATEGQEVVRLLNEARIEAGLEPLTVDLRLVASAERHALDMSGHDHFSHTGTDGSTVSARVRAAGYDWTHVAENIAAGQTGPEAVVAAWMDSPPHRGNILAPGARHVGLGFEMAPASRYGTWWTLNFGATAGAPQAPDGGCHP
- a CDS encoding cold-shock protein encodes the protein MRTRGTVKWFNDEKGFGFITPEDGSKDCFVHHSAIQGSGFKTLAEGAKVEFDVVAGTKGPAAENVSVV